The Sphaerospermopsis torques-reginae ITEP-024 genome has a window encoding:
- a CDS encoding ABC transporter ATP-binding/substrate-binding protein (This model describes the ATP binding subunits of ATP-binding cassette (ABC) transporters for nitrate transport, or for bicarbonate transport, in bacteria and archaea.) encodes MSVFVAVDQIDKVFELTGGGQYIALKGINLEIKKGEFISLIGHSGCGKSTLLNMIAGLDLPTEGLVTLEGQRIKKPGPDRMVVFQNYSLLPWRTVRENIALAVNSVLNGMPEAERKKIVERHIDMVGLRPHADKQPAMLSGGQKQRVAIARALAIRPKLLLLDEPFGALDALTRGNLQEQLMQICEENQVTAVMVTHDVDEAVLLSDRIVMLTNGPESKIGDILEVDIPRPRKRMQVVEHPSYYTLRSEMIYFLNQQKRIKKLRARKTPAIARHGLEKVNLEIGFLPITACAPLAVAKEKGFFTKHGLDEVSLVRESNWRGVVDGITGGYLDAAQMPSGMPMWLSLGGNKNQPLPIVTSLTMTRNGNAITLAKKFYEQGVHSLSDFHNYLLKTREQMHRMGVVHPASMHNLLLRYWLAAGGIDPDVDVEMKNIPPAQMVVDLKGGTIDGYCVGEPWNYRAAVEGSGFTIATDLEVWLGHPAKVLGVREDWANAYPNTHIALTKALLEACKYCADPKNVQEVRSILANREYVNTDIDFIQLEDPNANSCDLDHPMREYAHHQFYGSSAINRPSRTEQTWIMTQLARWGETPFPRNWVEIVERVCRVGVFSTAARELGLDISYTRQPIQLFDGKPFNADDPFAYLSSLEIKRDFSVAEVVLDTPRKVAA; translated from the coding sequence ATGTCAGTATTTGTTGCTGTAGATCAAATTGATAAGGTCTTTGAATTAACCGGCGGCGGTCAATATATCGCTCTTAAAGGCATTAATTTAGAAATTAAAAAGGGTGAATTTATTTCATTAATCGGTCACTCTGGTTGTGGAAAATCAACCCTTTTAAATATGATTGCTGGTTTAGATTTGCCCACAGAAGGTTTAGTAACTCTGGAAGGTCAAAGAATTAAAAAACCTGGTCCAGATAGAATGGTGGTATTTCAAAACTATTCTCTCTTACCTTGGCGCACAGTCAGAGAAAATATTGCTTTGGCGGTTAATTCTGTGTTAAATGGAATGCCAGAAGCGGAACGTAAAAAAATTGTCGAAAGACATATAGATATGGTGGGTTTACGTCCTCATGCTGATAAACAACCAGCAATGTTATCAGGAGGACAAAAACAACGGGTGGCGATCGCCCGCGCCTTGGCAATTCGTCCTAAACTATTATTATTAGATGAACCTTTTGGAGCATTAGACGCACTCACTCGCGGTAATTTGCAAGAACAATTAATGCAAATTTGTGAAGAAAACCAAGTTACCGCCGTAATGGTGACACATGACGTAGATGAAGCGGTTTTGTTATCTGATAGAATCGTCATGTTAACCAACGGACCAGAATCCAAAATTGGCGATATTTTAGAAGTAGATATTCCCCGTCCTCGTAAACGGATGCAAGTTGTAGAACATCCGAGTTACTACACCTTACGCAGTGAAATGATTTACTTCCTCAACCAACAGAAAAGAATTAAAAAATTACGTGCTAGAAAAACCCCAGCGATCGCCCGTCACGGTTTAGAAAAAGTAAATTTAGAAATTGGTTTTCTCCCTATTACAGCTTGCGCTCCCCTAGCAGTAGCTAAAGAAAAAGGTTTCTTTACTAAACATGGTTTAGATGAAGTTTCCTTAGTTAGAGAAAGTAACTGGCGCGGGGTTGTTGATGGTATTACCGGCGGTTATTTAGATGCTGCCCAAATGCCTTCAGGAATGCCGATGTGGTTATCATTGGGAGGTAATAAAAACCAACCTTTACCGATTGTCACATCCTTAACCATGACTCGCAATGGTAACGCCATTACCCTAGCGAAAAAGTTTTATGAACAGGGTGTACATAGTCTTTCTGACTTCCACAACTACCTCCTAAAAACCCGTGAACAAATGCACCGAATGGGAGTAGTACATCCGGCTTCCATGCACAATTTACTTTTGCGTTATTGGTTAGCAGCAGGAGGAATTGATCCTGATGTCGATGTAGAAATGAAAAATATTCCTCCAGCCCAAATGGTGGTAGATTTAAAAGGTGGAACAATTGACGGTTATTGCGTAGGAGAACCTTGGAATTATCGCGCCGCCGTTGAAGGTTCAGGTTTTACAATTGCTACAGATTTAGAAGTTTGGTTAGGACATCCTGCTAAAGTTTTAGGAGTCAGAGAAGACTGGGCAAATGCTTATCCAAATACCCATATTGCTTTAACCAAAGCATTGTTAGAAGCCTGTAAATATTGTGCTGATCCTAAAAATGTTCAGGAAGTGAGATCCATCTTAGCAAATCGGGAATATGTGAATACTGACATTGATTTTATTCAACTCGAAGATCCCAATGCTAATAGTTGCGATTTAGATCATCCCATGCGGGAATATGCCCATCATCAATTCTATGGTTCATCTGCTATTAATCGTCCTAGTAGAACTGAGCAAACTTGGATTATGACACAATTAGCAAGATGGGGTGAAACTCCTTTCCCCCGTAACTGGGTAGAAATTGTAGAAAGAGTTTGTCGTGTGGGTGTGTTTAGTACAGCAGCGAGGGAATTAGGTTTAGACATTAGTTACACCCGTCAACCTATTCAATTATTTGATGGTAAACCTTTCAATGCTGATGATCCTTTTGCTTATCTGAGCAGTTTAGAAATTAAACGCGATTTTTCTGTGGCGGAAGTTGTACTTGATACTCCCAGAAAGGTAGCAGCTTAA